From Patescibacteria group bacterium:
AATTGATTTGAATTTTGAGCGCGATTTAAAAGCCGATATTGAATTGTTGAAAAAAATTCAAACGGAATGGTCTCAAAATAGCAATGATTATAAATATGAATTTCTTAAACAAAGATTATCAGAATCAATTGCCAAAGATAGGAGTAGGAAAATAATTATATTTACTGAGTTTTCAGATACGGCTAATTATGTTTACGAAAAATTAAGCAAAGATGGTTTTAAACGCGTGTTTAAATATAGCTCGGCGGATTCATCGGACGAAAATAAAAAAATAATTCGGACTAATTTTGATGCCGGCTTAGATTTAGCAAAACAATCCGATGATTTTGATATAATTATCGCGACCGACGCGATTTCGGAAGGTTTCAATCTTCATCGCGCCGGGACGATTATTAATTATGATATTCCCTATAATCCGACCAGAGTTATTCAGCGCGTTGGCCGTATAAATCGTGTCAATAAAAAAGTTTTTGACGAGCTTTATATCTATAATTTTTTTCCGACAGCCACCGGCGAGCAGGAAACGCAGACAAAAGCAATTTCAACTTTAAAAATGGACCTTATCCATACTCTTTTGGGTGAGGATACAAAAACTTTAACATCGGACGAAGATTTAAAAAATTATTTTGCTAAACAGTACAAAGAAGAAAACGCGGAAAATGAAAGTCTGTCATGGGATGCGCCGTATAGGAACACTTGGCTGAAAATTAAGGATGATCAAGCGATAATGCAAAAGATTTCGGAAATTCCTCATCGTTCAAGAATTGCCAGAAAAGGAAAAGTGGCCGGGGTGGTGGCGTTTGCCAAGAAAAGCGGGAATTATATTTTTGCCTTTGGTGAAACGCCGGAAACGGTTAGTATTGTGTCGCCGCAAGTGGCATTGCCGCTATTTGACGATACGACTGATTCAGAAAAGGCATTACAAACAAGCGTCAACTTTGACCCCATTTATAAAATGGCTAAGGAGCATATTTTTAAAGAAAATACTAAGCCGCCGGTTGAAACCGGAAGGAGACAGGATGCTTTAAACAAAATTAAGATTTTAGCCGATAATTACCCCCAGGCGCATGATTTGTGTCTTGATGTGATCAAAATAATTAAAGATCTTGATGGCTTGCCCAATGGATTGCTCAAGGACATTGCCGAAATAAAGATTGATAAAAAGGATTTTGATTCTGCGCTTAAAGCACTAAAACAGTTGGTGCCAATTAAATATATTGAAAGTATTTTTAATACGGCGGAGCGGGCTAACGATACCGGCAAGCTTATTGTTTTATCGGAAGAATTATTTATATGATTAAATTTAATGAGAAATATGATTCAGGCAATTTTTTGCAATTTCTGCAGGATTTTTTGCCTTCTGATTTTGTAGAAAAAGAAGAAGATGTAGTTATAAACAAAGATAGGTATAAAGAAATAACCAAGGCTAAGATATTGGGCTATTGTGAATCTCTTGATCTTTACATCTTAGAAATGGAGCACTCTAGAGAAAAAGATCCTAGGGTGACTATTGCCACTGATGCATTCAAAATTTTAGCTGATCACTGGATCCATAAGGCGTTGGTTATTTTTGAAAATAAGGACTCTGATAATTATAGATTTTCCTATCTCACAATCTCTTTAGATTTGAATGAAAAAAATAAGGCGGTAAAAAAATATTCAAACGCTCGCCGGTATTCTTTTTATTTGGGGGTTAATGCGAAAGTTAGAACGCCAGAGCAGCAACTCATTAAGAAGGGGAGACTTCAGAACATAGAAGATTTGTTTAACAGATTTTCCGTCGAGGTGGTAAATAAACAATTTTATTTAGAGGTTGCAAGATTTTTTGATGAATTAGTTTCTGGATTATCACTTCCCAGTGTTTCCCAGGAGAATATAAATATCAAAAAGACTTTTGCTGTCAGATTGATCGGCCGGCTTATGTTTTGCTGGTTTTTGAAGCAGAAAAAATCAGCATCCGGTCAGCTTATACCTGATGAAATACTTTCTTCTAAAGTCGTATCGAATAATTATTATCACGGGATTATTGAGCCGCTTTTCTTTGAGGTGCTAAATACCAGCATTGAAACCCGTGGAATAAGAAATGATTTATTTGATAAAGTTCCATATTTAAATGGCGGTTTATTTAATCCCCAGTCAGAAGATTATTACGAATTAGACAGGGGAACGTTCACCTCGAAATTTATCAACACTCTAAAGATAAGTGATGATTGGTTTAAGAATTTTTTTGAGCTTCTTGAAACGTATAATTTTACTATTGATGAAAATACTGTTTTTGATCAAGAGCTTTCGGTTGACCCGGAAATGCTCGGGAGAATTTTTGAAAATTTGCTCGCTGAAATTGATCATAAAGAAGGCAGTAGCGAACAAAAAAGAACAGGGAGCTTCTATACCCCACGTCAAATAGTGGAATACATGGTAGATCAATCGCTCATTGAATATTTAAAAACAAAGACTGGCATAGAATCGGAAAAGCTCTCAGCTCTTTTAAGTTATGATTTAAATGACGACGAAGATTATCCGCTTAATGATATTGAAAAGCAAGAAATTGTTGAAGCTATTGGTTCTTTGAAAATTTTAGATCCGGCGTGTGGGTCAGGCGCTTATCCCATTGGTGCACTTCAAAAAATTGTTTACGCCCTACAATTAGTTGATCCGGATTGTAAATTGTGGCTTGATTTAAAATTAAAAGGCGTCCCAGATTTATATAAGCAAAAAATAATCAATGAGGTGCAAGAAAACCCTTTTGATTATGTCCGCAAGCTTGATGTTATAAAATATTCAATCTTCGGAGTTGATATTCAGCCAATAGCCGTAGACGTATCGCGCTTGCGTTGTTTTTTAACCCTTGTTGTTGAATCTGAAATTGACGACGCTAAATCAAATAGGGGAATTGAGCCGTTGCCTAACCTGGATTTTAAATTTGTCTGCGCCAACACTTTGATTGGTTTGCCGAAGGTTGAAAAGACCGGACTTTTTGATGATCATTCCGGGATCGCCGAGCTTTCAAACATAATGTCAGAATATTTTTCTTGCAATAGTCAAGGTAAAAATGAAATAAAATTAAAGTTTGCCAATTCACAAAAGATGATTCTGGAAAAAACAATATCGGCTTTTAGGGGAAGCACGGGGGATTTGACTTTAAAACTAGTTAGCTGGAACCCTTTTAGTAATAATTGCAATCCTTGGTTTGATCCGGAGTGGATGTTCGGAACTGAGGAAAAATTTGACATCGTGATTGGTAATCCGCCCTATATCAAAGAATACACTAACAGAGGCGCATTTGATGGGGTAAGAGAAAGTGATTATTATCAGGGCAAGATGGATATTTGGTACATGTTTGCCTGTATGGGGTTTGATTTTTTGAAGGAAAATGGCGTTGAGTGTTTTATAGCTCAAAATAACTGGGTAACAAGTAGCGGCGCTTCAAAGATGAGAAATAAAATAATAAGAGATAATCAAATAGTAAGTATTCTTGATTTTGGAAATTATAAAATTTTTGAAACGGCTGGGATACAAACAATGGTTATGCTTTTTAAAAAAAGCAGCTCATTGGATAATTATCAAATTGATTATAGGAGGCTCAAGGGTGAAGACCTTGTTATTGGTGACGCCCTTGATCTTCTGATGAAAAAAACAAACCCCAACGCTGAGTATCTAACCCCAGAAATCAGCAGAAAGGAGTTGTTTGATAAGAAAATTACATTTAGTGATTCGGTGTCGGACAAAATACTTAAAAAGATTGTCAAAAATTCAAATTTTAAATTGACCGAAAAAGAAGTTGCAAATGGTATACACCATCATCACGATAGGATAAATAAGGATAGAAAAAATATTCTTAATGGCCGGTATAAAGTTGGCGATGGAATTTTTGTGCTTAGCAATCAAGAAAAAGATAAAATTTGCTTTACTCAAAAAGAATTAGAATTAATAAAGCCATCGTATACTACCAAGGAATTGATAAAATGGTACGGAAACCCTCATAATAAGGAATGGGTAATTTACACCGATTCAAGTTTTAGAAATGAGGACAAAATTAATGAATATCCAAATATAAAAAAACATCTTGATCAATTCAAAGAGGTTATAACTTCGGATAACAAGCCATATGGATTGCATAGATCTAGAGAAGAGTATTTTTTTAAAGGAGAAAAAATAATTGCAGTTAGAAAATGTCTAACCCCGACATTTACGTATACTGATTTTGATTGTTATGTTTCGGCGACTTTTTATGTAATTAAAACAGAAAGATTAAATCAAAAATATTTAACTGGATTGTTAAACTCAAGCTTGATAAAGTTTTGGTTAAGGAATAAAGGCAAGATGCAGGGTAATAATTTCCAGATAGATAAAGACCCTATAATGGATTTGCCACTGAGCATCGCTACTAAAGAAAAGCAATATGAAATTTCTAATTTAGTAGATAATATTTTGGCATTAAAAAGGAATGACCGTAATGCGGATATCAAAAGTTTTGAATCGCAAATTGATAAACTAGTTTATGAAATTTATGGTTTAACCGAAGACGATATTAAAATTGTCGAAGCCTCTTAAAATTATGCCCACCACTTCGCTTTCAATAAAATATCGTCCGGTAAAAATAGGCTTTTTGGTTAGAGATGGAAATATCGAAGATTTAGTTAGGGCCGCTGAAATCAATACCTTGTTATGGGGAGGTGTGCGCAACCCCATAATTCCAGTTTCAGCATCAAATAAAGATTTTTTTGACCAGCTTGTAAAACTGTTTTCCGTCGATGTTTTTTTTGCAATTTCCCATACGCCTGAAATTGATAAAATAATTAGTGACAACCAATTCCTTAAAAATCCTAATCATTATGCCGAAAATATATTTTATGAGGATTGGGATACTAAAAAGAATGCGCTCGGGTATTTAGATTCAATAAACATCGTTAATTATTATTGGGAAAAAGAATTTAAAAATAAATCTAAAGGTTATAGAAGTAATTGCACTCTAGTTGAGTGGGATGGAAACGATCCTTGTAACGATTTATTTTCAATACTTTTTGGACGCTTTCCAGAATCGTTCAATCTAAAAGATGATTTTAAAAACGCTTTTCTTAAAGGGTTGTGTTCAAGGGAGGTTATTATTGCTCAAGGCGGTATTATTGACAAGGTTATTTCTAAAAGTGTTAACCCGCTTACAGCGACAACACTCGAGTTAAGCGGTTACGGAGGGACATGGCGTGGTAATGGACTTTATGTAGGCTCTGGAAACAACTTTTCAGACTTAATGTCTTTTTGGAACTTACGCGCATCTGGATTAATGCTTGAATTTTTGCCCAGAGAGCATGTTGATAGATTTGATGAATTTATCAAAGCTTATTTAAAGAGGCTTGACGATTATCCTAATAGAAATCCAAATATTGAAGATTGGATAACCGTCTATTATGGTGGTGGCCATGAGGTCGTTAAAGAAGTAATCAAAGGTTTTACAGTAAAGAAACGTTTTGTTCTTTCGCATTGCGATGAGGTTACTTGGAATGGTTTAAATATTAAACCGGCCGATTTTTATTTTAATTGGCAACAAGTAACAGCAAGTGTAGAAAAAAACTATGATAGATATAATGTTTCTGTGACATTGCCAAACAAAAAATTTCTTGATCCCGATCAGGGTAGACGAGATAGGAATATTGATTATCAGAGTTTGGTTGTTTCGATAGATCCGATTGGTGAATTTGGATATCCTGAGCACACACTAAAACCGCCGTTCATTAGAGAATTAAATGAATTTTATAGTAGGGAAATCGAATTTGATCCGTGGCGTGTCAGGTCTGAACAAAATGGCATTGGCATATTAATACAGGCTCACGATAATTCACTTTCTCTTTACCCAATCGCTCATTATAAATTGATGGAAAAAATTTTCGAGCTCGCTGGGTACAGGGCAGATATGAGTCAGGCTGGGTTACTCGCTAAACAGATTGTACGCGGAATGAGGGAGGATAACCCCCTTGAAGCTTGTCGAGTATTTAAGATAACAGGCGCACGAAAACTCATTAGTTCACTGAAAGCCGATGAAGATGTTGAATGGAAAAAAGCAATTAAAACAATAGGAGAAAATAGTTTTGATAAATTCAAAAAATTATATATCGAATCAAGAGAGACACCAGAGCTGACCCCAATTGATGTTTTCAGTTTTTTGCTAAAGAAAAAAGTTTTTTCCCCAAAAATTAGAATCCGATACAAGATGCTTAGATCAAAATGGAAATTTAAATGTATAAATTGTGGACTGGAGGAAAAAATTTTAGTTAAAGATTTTGAGAGTTTTTGGGATTGCCCTTATTGTGGGTACAAACATTATATGCCTTCTTACATAGCAGAATCTTTCAAACGCAACCAGAATATTTATTGGAATTTTAAGAAAAGCGGTTTGTTTGCAAAAGACAATAATCAGGAAGGAGCTGTTCCGGTAATTGTTAGCTTACTTACTTTTGCCAGAATTTTTAATAATAATAAATTAATTTATTCCACATCGTTAAATTTACAAAATTCTAAAAAATGCGAGATTGATTTTTGCGTTCTGCAACATGATCGTGGCGATAAGATCCAACTTGGAATCGCGGAATGTAAAAGCGAGGGGCAGGAAGTTAACCAACAAGATGTTAATAATTTAAAGCGTGTTCAAGACGATATCAATAAAGTTGGGATTGACTGCTACATTATTTTTTCTAAAACCGCAGACAATTATGAGGCGTCTGAGATAGAGCTTTTTAGGACATTAAAAAATGAAGGTCGAAAATTTGTAATTTTGAGTAACAAAGAACTCGAACCATATCATCCGTATTGGGAAATGGAAAAAACCGACAAGTTGCCGGAAAAATACGCCCTAGATTTAATGGGCATGTATAGAAATTCATTATTTTTATACCTCAATTAATCTCGTAGTTATTGGGTCAATTTTAAATAGGTAATGAATTTAACAATTAAAACAGCCCTTGATCTTCATACGTGGAGTGGGATACGGTCAAGAGGGGGTTGATAATATGAGTTTAATAGAATTTATAAAAGAATATCAGACTTTAATCGGTTCTCTTGTCGGTTCGTTTTTTGCTATAATATCATCTATCGGATTGTGGTGCCTAAAAACATATGTTGAAAAAAAGCGTCAGATAAAGGGGGATAAAAAAGAAGTAGAGAATATTTTTCTCAGGGCTTCCAGGGAGTGTCAAGATTCAATCGGCAATCTTAAAAATTTTGTAAATAAGTCGGGGGAGATATTAAAAAATAGGACAGCAGAATTAAATGTAATTTTTCCGGCGAAATTTAATAAAATATATATTAATGAAGAAAGACTGTTTGTTTTAAGTAAGAATTTTCATTATATTATTTCACAACAAATTGACATAGCTGTTTCTGCGGCTAAAAAATTTAATTCTTGGCTGGAGATGTACGAGGAATTCCCTGAAATTTTTTATAATCATAACATCGAAGATCTGAAGGTGAATATTAAGTCAAAAGACGAGATGATAAAAAGTTTTCAAGAAGATCAAAGACAATATATTTTAGGAATAGAAGATTGTTTGAAGAATAAAGTTAAAACAATTCAAATTCAGTTGTTAAGACCTGCGGTTGCACTGCAAAAAAAAGATAATGAACTGGAGGGGATGGCGCTATCTGGTAATTTGGATAAAATTCTAGATCATGAAGCAAGATTTAATTTAGAGTCGAATGATGCGATTTAATTTCGGTTTGCATTTTTGGCGTTATTTAAATTAGCAATTTGTAAAAATGAAAACTATCGGAAATAAAAAATCATATTCTGAAAGCCAGCTTAGAAAAAATAGAATAATAAAATATAGCGCGCTAGTGACTCTTTTGGTGATTTTTATAGTTCTAATAAAATACGCCATCTTGCCTATATTTCAACCCAAGGTATGGATGAATGCGAATTCTTGGGTAATTTTAATACTTATAGTTTTGGGGGCTATTACCGGAATTGCCGCGCTGGCTATGTCAAAGTGGTTAGAATCATTTTTCGACAAGGTGAATTATAATATAAGCATTTCGGCAGCAGGGGACGAGGGTGAGAAAAAAGTTTATGATGAGTTGCGTAAAGTTTTAGACGATAAATATACCGTTTATCCTAACTATATTATTCCCGGACATAAATTCGATCTCGATTTTTTGATAGTCGGGCCAAAAGGATTGATAGTGATGGAAGTTAAGAATTTTTCCAATTCGACTGTTTTTTCTGAAGATAAAGCCCTTAGTGTAAAAGAGTCTGGGTATAAGAAAGAAGTTACAAAACTGGTCGGCAGTTCCGATCCGCGCAATAAAATTGATATTCATTGCAAGGTTATGAATAGTTATTTAAATTATTTGAATTTTGATAATATTAAAATCAGAAAAGTTTTAGTGTTTGCGAAAGATCACATTACAATTGAAGGAAAATCTAAAATTTATATCGTTAAAAAAATTAACGAATTAGGTCAATATTTTGATAGTCTTTATCGAGACGAAAGATTTACGCCGGAATTTTGCGAGGAAATAAATAAAAAGTTATTAATTAATTAACTTAATTATAAAATTTTTAATTATTTAAAATTTGTTCCAGAAAATGTAGTAGATAAGATGTAGACAACTAGCCCTTCGCAAATTAGCTATTCTAAGCTAAGATACACTGGACTTTAACCCATATATTGGTTAAACTATAATTGACAATTTAAGCCGGGTAAAACCGGGCGCCTAAACTCGTAAGACCTCTTGCGGGCATGGTGCGAAAACTCGTTGAAAATACTGATCCCCACGATCAGCGACTTTTCAACGAGTCATATCTGGAAACGGGTATGGGACCGCAAGGTCTAGCTGGCGTGGGGTTTAGTGTTTCTATGACCAGCTAAACCACTTAGTTGGTTTTTTATTATTAATTAATAAAAAATATGGAAAATTTAGTCGCCACTTTATTTTTAGCCTCATTTGTTTGTCTGATTATCGGCCTGGTTCGTCCGAATTCATTTAAGGGATTATTTAAGGGTAAAGAACTGAATAGAAAATCCATTCTTAAAATATTCGGAACAGCTACGGCTGTTTTATTTGTTTTCACGTTGTTTTTGGCTCCGCCGGCAGAAAAGTTAAGTAATGACACAAAGCAAAGCACTGCAACCACTTCGAAGATCACGGATCAGAATAGTGCTTCGCCGTCGGCAGGGGATTTGGAAAAAACGCAGTCGCAAACGGCTCCGGCGGCCACCGGCACGGAGGAGGTTATTGATAACGGATCAGGTATTGTTGCTGACGCACCAGTTAATAATAAGTTGGCAGATAATTCAATATCGGGGCGGGCGACAATTTCAGCCGAAAAGAATACTCCGCCCGCAACGGCGCCAGTTAAGACGAATGATCCGGCGCCAACCATTCCGGTTACTGCTAAACCGAACTCCCAGTATGTATTTTATTCGGTGACCGATGTTGTCGATGGCGATACGATCAAGGTAAATATAGGCGGTACGATTACGACGCTTCGTCTTATCGGTATCGACACGCCGGAAACAGTGGATCCGAGAAAGCCGGTTCAATGCTTCGGCAAAGAGGCGTCGAACAAAGCCAAAGAACTCCTTTCCGGCCAAAAGGTCCGGCTGGAAAAAGACCCTTCGCAAGGCGAACTGGATAAATACGGCCGCACCCTTGCCTATGTCTATCGCGTAGATGGTTTGTTTTACAACAAATATATGATCGCTCAGGGCTATGCCCACGAATATACTTACGATACTCCCTATAAATATCAGGCCGAATTCAAAGCGGCGCAAAAGACGGCCCAGGATAACCAGTTGGGATTGTGGTCGCCCAGCACTTGCAATGGCGACACTACGCAAGCCGCCGTGTCCTCGGTACCATCCGCAAATACGAGCGCGACTGCCGATTCTACACCGTCCGGTAAATTTTACACATCTTCATATAGCACTTCTAAGTATTATTATCCGGCCGATTGTTCGGGCTGGCAGAGCCTGACTCCTAAATATCTTAAGGCGTTTGATTCTCTGGCCGCGCTATTAGCCGCTTATCCATCCCGGACTTTAAGTCCGCAGTGTCAGAAAGAGTAAAAAAAGCTTTGTGATCCCGTTACCCGTTTCAATATTAATCGCAAACAACGTCTTGCGGGTACTCGTCGTCATCTTCGCCAATAATTATTACGGGACTATCGATGTATAGGGTGTGATCTCGATGGATCATTTTAGTCGTCAAACAGGTAAAAGCATCTACCAAGTCATCGTGTTTTTCTTTGCCGAAATTAACCATTTGATTTATTAACTCCTCGGCGCCATGCTTCGGAAATAATATTTTACCGTTTTGAATATAAGGGCTGATAGCCGCCAACCTGGCTCTTTTATCTCCTTTTGGTATATAATCCTCAATTTTTAATCGTTTAGGTTCACCCCAGGTTTTGTAGACATTATCAATATCTTTTTGAAGCAATTGAATTAATGCTTGCTGATATCCAACACCTTCGATAAATATTCGATTTTTTTTGTAGGAGCTGTTCAGCTCAATTAATTCTCTGACGGTTTCCACCGTTTTCGGAAAAGTCAGTCTCTGGTTAAGGGGATTGGGTAAAATATATATTCGAAAAAATTCTTCCGCCCCGAACATTTCCGCTGATACCATAGCCGTATAATCGGCTGATTCCTTCTCTGAAATTGCCAGATCAATGCCGGTGCCGTGAAAGCGGAATCTGTCCTCTTTGGTCTGCGTTTCGTAGTCGTTTGGTATTTCGTCGTAATAATGTATCCATTCGGGATGAACAACCCTTTCCTGGTCGGAAATTATTCTTAAAAGATATTCTCTCTGCCAAGATGATTCGTTGGCGATTTTTTTTCTCTCTATTTCAATTTCGTCCATATTCTTAAATTTTCCAGTCCAGGTTATTTGGTTTGCTTCGTCAATCAAAGGAACGGTCAGCAGTCTGGCATTCATTTCTCCGGCTTCAATTTTTTCTTTTATTCTCATAAGCAAAGAATCCTCGTGGAGCAAGTTGCCGACGAATATTATTTTAGTGCTTTTATCCCCGGCCGGAATAACTTCGCCTGATATCCATTGATGGATTTTGTCCCTGCCCTCTTTTGTTTTAACGCTTTGCAGATCCTCAATATCGTCGCAGATTATTAAATCCGGACGATACTGCATGTGCTTCATGCCCCGGATGGTTTGCTCCATGGAAGCGGCAGTAATGCGCGCTTCATATTTCGGAATTACTAAAGACATCGATCCCCACTCATCTTCAATTTGCTGAAACGGTCCGAGGTCTGCTCTTAGCAATTCGTTTCCTTCCAATTCTTTGCGGATATTTATCAGATGTTGCCTGGCTTGCCGCTGGGTTTGCCCAAGAATGATAACAAATTTTTTTTGCGGTTTGCCAAGGATGGACCAAATGGGATAAGACAAGGTAAAGATCGTCGATTTTGCGCTGCCCCTGAAAGCCATGATTAAGGCTGTGTTGATTGTTTCATCTTCCGTTATATTGAACATTTTGTAATGAAAATCGGCAAAGGGATAAAACATGTAATGGTTGAAGTAAACGCTGAAAAACCAAAGATGGCTGTCGTTGGTTACGGCGACTCTTGATTTGCGGTCGCGAATCATTTCTTCAACTTGCTCTTTGTTGATCTCGGCCATATGTTTTTTATAGTTAAGAAGAAGCAGGTTTTTCTTCTTGGCTAGTAAGTAAATTATTGTTTTCAAACAATGAGGCGAGTTTTAATGCTTGCTTGATGCTTTCCTCTTGCTCGGGCGTCAGGCGGCCGTTGTCAGTTTTTACTCTCCCGTCTATCTCCAGTTTGTTGGCGTAGTTTTTATGATTGTGGTTGAGCCAGTAAATAATCGCCGTAAGATTGTTATTTTTAATAGCGGTGAGCAGTTGTGATTCGGCAAAATCATTTATCAAGTGCCGTCCGTCGCAGATAGCTTTGTTGACGGCTTCGGCGAATTTTTCGTCATTTTCTTTCCAGCGGTAAAAGGTTGTCCGGGGAAGACCGATTTTTTCGCAAACGACCTGCACAATCGGAGTTTTATTCAATTGCTCGATGGCTAATTGTTTTAATTTTTC
This genomic window contains:
- a CDS encoding N-6 DNA methylase, yielding MIKFNEKYDSGNFLQFLQDFLPSDFVEKEEDVVINKDRYKEITKAKILGYCESLDLYILEMEHSREKDPRVTIATDAFKILADHWIHKALVIFENKDSDNYRFSYLTISLDLNEKNKAVKKYSNARRYSFYLGVNAKVRTPEQQLIKKGRLQNIEDLFNRFSVEVVNKQFYLEVARFFDELVSGLSLPSVSQENINIKKTFAVRLIGRLMFCWFLKQKKSASGQLIPDEILSSKVVSNNYYHGIIEPLFFEVLNTSIETRGIRNDLFDKVPYLNGGLFNPQSEDYYELDRGTFTSKFINTLKISDDWFKNFFELLETYNFTIDENTVFDQELSVDPEMLGRIFENLLAEIDHKEGSSEQKRTGSFYTPRQIVEYMVDQSLIEYLKTKTGIESEKLSALLSYDLNDDEDYPLNDIEKQEIVEAIGSLKILDPACGSGAYPIGALQKIVYALQLVDPDCKLWLDLKLKGVPDLYKQKIINEVQENPFDYVRKLDVIKYSIFGVDIQPIAVDVSRLRCFLTLVVESEIDDAKSNRGIEPLPNLDFKFVCANTLIGLPKVEKTGLFDDHSGIAELSNIMSEYFSCNSQGKNEIKLKFANSQKMILEKTISAFRGSTGDLTLKLVSWNPFSNNCNPWFDPEWMFGTEEKFDIVIGNPPYIKEYTNRGAFDGVRESDYYQGKMDIWYMFACMGFDFLKENGVECFIAQNNWVTSSGASKMRNKIIRDNQIVSILDFGNYKIFETAGIQTMVMLFKKSSSLDNYQIDYRRLKGEDLVIGDALDLLMKKTNPNAEYLTPEISRKELFDKKITFSDSVSDKILKKIVKNSNFKLTEKEVANGIHHHHDRINKDRKNILNGRYKVGDGIFVLSNQEKDKICFTQKELELIKPSYTTKELIKWYGNPHNKEWVIYTDSSFRNEDKINEYPNIKKHLDQFKEVITSDNKPYGLHRSREEYFFKGEKIIAVRKCLTPTFTYTDFDCYVSATFYVIKTERLNQKYLTGLLNSSLIKFWLRNKGKMQGNNFQIDKDPIMDLPLSIATKEKQYEISNLVDNILALKRNDRNADIKSFESQIDKLVYEIYGLTEDDIKIVEAS
- a CDS encoding nuclease-related domain-containing protein, whose product is MKTIGNKKSYSESQLRKNRIIKYSALVTLLVIFIVLIKYAILPIFQPKVWMNANSWVILILIVLGAITGIAALAMSKWLESFFDKVNYNISISAAGDEGEKKVYDELRKVLDDKYTVYPNYIIPGHKFDLDFLIVGPKGLIVMEVKNFSNSTVFSEDKALSVKESGYKKEVTKLVGSSDPRNKIDIHCKVMNSYLNYLNFDNIKIRKVLVFAKDHITIEGKSKIYIVKKINELGQYFDSLYRDERFTPEFCEEINKKLLIN
- a CDS encoding thermonuclease family protein encodes the protein MENLVATLFLASFVCLIIGLVRPNSFKGLFKGKELNRKSILKIFGTATAVLFVFTLFLAPPAEKLSNDTKQSTATTSKITDQNSASPSAGDLEKTQSQTAPAATGTEEVIDNGSGIVADAPVNNKLADNSISGRATISAEKNTPPATAPVKTNDPAPTIPVTAKPNSQYVFYSVTDVVDGDTIKVNIGGTITTLRLIGIDTPETVDPRKPVQCFGKEASNKAKELLSGQKVRLEKDPSQGELDKYGRTLAYVYRVDGLFYNKYMIAQGYAHEYTYDTPYKYQAEFKAAQKTAQDNQLGLWSPSTCNGDTTQAAVSSVPSANTSATADSTPSGKFYTSSYSTSKYYYPADCSGWQSLTPKYLKAFDSLAALLAAYPSRTLSPQCQKE
- the terL gene encoding phage terminase large subunit, which translates into the protein MAEINKEQVEEMIRDRKSRVAVTNDSHLWFFSVYFNHYMFYPFADFHYKMFNITEDETINTALIMAFRGSAKSTIFTLSYPIWSILGKPQKKFVIILGQTQRQARQHLINIRKELEGNELLRADLGPFQQIEDEWGSMSLVIPKYEARITAASMEQTIRGMKHMQYRPDLIICDDIEDLQSVKTKEGRDKIHQWISGEVIPAGDKSTKIIFVGNLLHEDSLLMRIKEKIEAGEMNARLLTVPLIDEANQITWTGKFKNMDEIEIERKKIANESSWQREYLLRIISDQERVVHPEWIHYYDEIPNDYETQTKEDRFRFHGTGIDLAISEKESADYTAMVSAEMFGAEEFFRIYILPNPLNQRLTFPKTVETVRELIELNSSYKKNRIFIEGVGYQQALIQLLQKDIDNVYKTWGEPKRLKIEDYIPKGDKRARLAAISPYIQNGKILFPKHGAEELINQMVNFGKEKHDDLVDAFTCLTTKMIHRDHTLYIDSPVIIIGEDDDEYPQDVVCD